The DNA region cttcttcctcatttttgaatctttttaaaccttgtaaattttttagattttggaCACCTTTGATGGTTGTCTACCTTGCATACATTTTGTGTATGAGGGCTGTGTTAGTTTTTCATTTCTATAACattagtacttaaaaaaaaaaagcataaatgaCAAATATTATAGTGATACAAGGGTAGGAAACAAAGAATACAGCTCCAGATTTCACCGCATGTTATCCCTGAAGTTGCCAAAACATCTTGCCACAAGTTTTAGAAGCTGGAAGCATGGGAAATGGGATCCATTACTAGGGAGAGAGTTCCTGGTAATACTGAAACGGTGACGTACCctacataattttttgttttctactaAATAGCCTCGATTAAAAAGTGAATACGTAATTAGGGTGTGCTAAATgttaaattgtgtttttaaagtAGGTTTCTAATAGGATTAACTCCAGGAGCTGggattgttttttaatattctctacTTGAGTATGCCATTTGGCAGATGCGTTCTGTATATCTTGATGTATTTTTATCACCTAAATATagaagtttgtttgttttcatgCTAATTTAGATAACATATTAAAAACAATGCTTAACCTTTGACTGGGCTACCTTTTGTTGTTTCTATGATGGGGGTTTGGATTGTTCTTCTGCATGTATCACGTTTATCTCCCTTCAAGTCAAGCGAACACTAGTTTTTATACTTACCAAAAGAAGTGAATactaatatttgtttttttttttttttttcttttaccagGTGATATTCATGGACAATATTCTGATCTTCTGAGGCTTTTTGAGCATGGGGGTTTTCCTCCTAATGCCAATTATTTATTCCTAGGGGACTATGTGGACCGTGGCAAGCAGAGTTTAGAAACAATATGCCTTTTGCTTGCctataaaatcaaataccctgagaacttttttcttttgagaggGAACCATGAATGTGCTTCAATTAATCGGATATATGGATTTTATGATGAATGTAAACGCCGGTTCAACGTAAGACTTTGGAAAACCTTTGCtgattgttttaattgtcttCCTGTGGCCGCGCTCATAGACAATAAAATATTGTGCATGCATGGTGGCCTCTCCCCTGATCTAACAAATTTAGATCAAATCAGGAACTTACCTCGTCCAACTGACGTGCCAGATTCTGGTTTGCTTTGTGATTTACTTTGGTCGGATCCTAGTAGAGATGTCAAAGGCTGGGGAATGAATGACCGTGGAGTCTCTTACACCTTTGGTCCAGATAAAGTGTCAGAATTCTTAATGAAGAATGATATGGACCTCGTTTGTCGAGCACATCAGGTTAGTGACAGTCCCTTATTTGCCCCTATTTTTTGCACTCAAGTAGCTTACCAGGATGCATATTGTTCCAGGTTGTTGAGGAGGGGTATGAATTCTTTGCTGAGAGGCAGCTTGTAACAATATTCTCTGCTCCTAACTATTGTGGCGAATTTGATAATGCTGGTGCAATGAtgagtgttgatgaaaccttaaTGTGTTCTTTCCAAATTCTTAACAAAAAGTCAAACTTCATTTGAACAAATCTGTGAACACTGCAGTGTGCATTGCACCTTAGACTTGCTAATGTGAGTTTCTTGCTACCACCTTTGTCTTGCAAACTTGGTCATTTCTGAAACATCTGTGTGTTTCAATTTATNNNNNNNNNNNNNNNNNNNNNNNNNNNNNNNNNNNNNNNNNNNNNNNNNNNNNNNNNNNNNNNNNNNNNNNNNNNNNNNNNNNNNNNNNNNNNNNNNNNNCAAAACACGTCCCAAACATATTAAACTGAAAAACTGTTAAATTacctaaaaatattaaattaaagaaCCAAACATACCTgagagttaaaaataaaatcctcaaGCTGACGACCAAACAACGTTGGTATTCAAACACCAACGGTTTACGAACTTCAGGTGTGAAAGGGATGGTCATGCAATTCATATGTACAAGTCATCTTGCAGTCCACTACCAATGTTGTGTGCCAATTTTTGCTCCACATGAATGAGTAgccccaaaaaataatatcaaacaaGTACTTCAGAAATATAGTTTTCCAATTACAAATTAATGGCATACCTTAAAGACAATATTAATTTGCATCCAATTACATGgatccattttttattttgcttaatAGCGAAACCAAAACCACAATAGTTAATCATGCATGATAAACTTGAAGGCATTGCGCTTCATAACTATGTCTAGTGCCTCGACCTCTGGTTTCCACATCTGCGCCTGTGATGATGTTCTTTTCCAAGATACAATTTGGGGAAGATCCTTAAAAGAATGTTATCAACGTGTCTGTAATACCATATCCTCCACTTCTTCCAAAACATAAGTGGCCCAATGACAATTCCAAAGCCAAAAATAAATCCCAGTTCAACACTTACATAATTCCATTCGATCACAGTCCCATAATTCCAATGCTTCTTTTCATACGTTGCAGGTGACAATCGTGGTGGTTCCCCATATGTGCAATGTGATTTCAAAGGAAAGCCACATAATCCTTGATTCCCTTCGTATGAAGTTTCCGAAAATGTAGCAAATTGTTTAGTCGACGGAATTTGCCCCACCAATTGATTGAAGGAAAGGTcgagaaaagaaaggaaaataagacCATCGGCAAGTTGCACAGGAATCTTACCAAAAAGTTTGTTGCTTGACAGGTCTAGTACTTCAAGATTCCTCATTTTCTCCAACGATGATGGAATTTGGCCCGTGAAAGCATTATGCGACAAGTTGAGAATATGAAGCACTTTGAATTCCCCCATTTCTTTAGGTATTGGACCATCAAAACCATTGCACGAAAAGTCAATAGTAGTGAAGATTTCTTGGATATTCTTCAACTCCACCATGAAACCCTTGATAGTAACTGTTATCATATCTCGATAATAAATTCCAGCCACAGGAGTTTCGAGGTAACTTGG from Corylus avellana chromosome ca10, CavTom2PMs-1.0 includes:
- the LOC132163102 gene encoding serine/threonine-protein phosphatase PP1 isozyme 1; protein product: FLLPGDIHGQYSDLLRLFEHGGFPPNANYLFLGDYVDRGKQSLETICLLLAYKIKYPENFFLLRGNHECASINRIYGFYDECKRRFNVRLWKTFADCFNCLPVAALIDNKILCMHGGLSPDLTNLDQIRNLPRPTDVPDSGLLCDLLWSDPSRDVKGWGMNDRGVSYTFGPDKVSEFLMKNDMDLVCRAHQVVEEGYEFFAERQLVTIFSAPNYCGEFDNAGAMMSVDETLMCSFQILNKKSNFI